The DNA window GGACGGTGAGCAGCGCGCCGGCGGCGGCCGGGCCGACGAGCAGCGGGAGCTGGTCGCCGACGCTCAGCAGCCCGTTCGCCGGCGCCAGGTCACGTTCGCCGACGAGCCGCGGTACGGCGACCCGAACTCCGGCGAACGTCACCGGCGCGAGCGCACCCACGAGGACGGCGACGCCGAGCAGGACGGGCAGCGAGAGCAGGCTCAGTGCGTGCAGGCCGGCGATGGTCGCGAGCAGAACGGCGCGGAGCAGGTTGTCCCACGCCATCAGCCGCGCCGGCGACCACCGGTCGAGCAGCCGGCCGGCGATGGGTCCCATCACAACGGTCGGGAGCTGCAGGCACAGCACGAGCGCGCCCAATGCGGCAGCGGGATAGCCGCGGTGGCTGACGAACCACAGCAACGCCAGCAGCGTGAACTGTTCCGCCGTCGCCGATAACAGCAACAAGGTGGTGAGCCGGCGCAGGCTGGGCAGCTTCAGGACCGACGTACCCGTCACGGCACCTCCGACTCATCGACCGACTCATCGACCGACTCATCGACGGACTCATCGACCGGGCAGCGGGAGCCGCATCCCGGCCAGTCGCACAGCCGGCAGGCGATGTCGGCATCGAGGCGCTGCCGTTCACGGACCCGCAGCGCCTTGTGCGCGAGCGCCGTCAACCGTTCGGTTTCGTCAAGCTCGAACGCGTCCGTCAGCTCCGCGATGGCTCGATCCCTCGCGCGCAACCCGTCGGCCAGCAGCCTCCGTCCGGCGGCCGTCAGCTCGAGCCGTACGCCACCACGCCCACCGGCACCGGACCGCTCGACCAGGCCGAGCGTCGCCAGCCGATCGATGAGGCGCACGCTGCCCGACTGGGTAAGCCCGAGCCGGCGGTAGAGCCAGTCGATCCCCCGGCCGGGGTGGCTGTCGATCAGGACGAGCGCGGCCAGATCCCGTTCGGCCACGCCAACCGACGCGACCGCCTCCCGGATCCGGTCGGCGCCGGACAGCAGCCAGGCCCCGAGGACATTTGAATCATGCATGACTCATACATATAACGGCCCCACCGTCCATGTCCAGGGCGCGGAACGGGGTGCTTCGCAATCGGGCAAGGGACGGACTGAATCACCCGGTGTGAGTCCGCGTCTGGTTGAGGATTGGAGTTCGCTGGGGTCGGGCATGGCTGTGGAATGGTCGAGATCGCGTTCGATACCGACATCGGTAGTGACGTCGACGATCTGCTCGCTCTGGCGATGATCCTCGGGTCACCGGAGTGGGACCTGCAGGCAGTGACGACGGTCTACGGCGACACGGTGTTGCGGGCGCGGATGGTGCGGGGGGCGTATCGTCTCGCTGGCCGTTCGGCGCCGCCGATCGCGGCGGGTGCGCGGGAGGCTCGATCGGGGCGGCCGGTCTGGTGGGCGGGCCACGAAGGAGCGTTGATGCCCGGCCTGACTACGGAGCCGGTCGACGAGTCGCTCGACGAGTCGCTCGACGCTGTCGCCTTGCTCCGTGGCTCGAGGGTGGTCGTGGCGGTGGGTCCGTTGACCAACGTTGCTGAGGCGTTGGAAGGGTCCCACGACATCGAGCAGCTGGTGGTGATGGGCGGTGATCTGCGGCCGGGCGAGCCGGAGCACAACGTTCTCTGCGACGTCGCGGCCGCGCAGGCGGTGTTCGTAACGGGGCTGCCGGCGGTGGTGACCGGCATCGACCAGACCGAGCGCGTCGTCCTCACCGAGGCGCAGCTCAGCTTGATCGAAGCCTCTGGGGAGCTCGGAAAGCTTCTCGTCGCCGAGATCCGCCAGTTCCGCAGCTGGCTTGGCCGGCCGGACAGCCCGCACGATCCGGTCGCTGTCCTTGCCGCGATTCGACCCGATCTGTTCACCTTCGCCCGCGGCTGGATCCGGGTGAGCACTGACGGACGCACCGTGCTGGAACGCCACGGCGACGGACCGCATCGTATGGTCGTCGACCTCGATACCGAGGCCGTCGCTGACGAGCTCGTCACCAAAATCCGCCGCATTGGTTGAAGAACAGCCATCGCCTCGACGGTTCTAGTCGAGCGGATACCGCTCCTCGCGAAGGGACGCGGCTAGATGCGCGGCGTTGCTCTGCAGATCCTCGTCCTGGCGCTCGTGCGTCTACGCAGGCTGGGGAGCGGACAAGACGCTGTTCATGACGACTCTGCGTGCGCTCGCGTTGACCTGTTCGTTGAAGAAGTCGCCCGCGCCGTCGAGTGCGGAGAAGCTCGCCCGGGAAATCCTCACCGCGCTGGCCGATCATTCCGTGGACGGAGAGGTCGTCCGGGTCGTCGACCACGACGTCCGATTCGGCGTGAGCACCGATGAGGTGACGGCGACGAGTGGCCGACCCTCAGGACCAAGCTGCTGGACGCCGACATCCTTGTATTGGTGACGCCGATCTGGCTAGGGCAGCCATCGAGCGTCTGCAAGATCGTGCTCGAGCGCCTCGATGCCGAACTTTCCGAGACCGACGACACGGGTTGCCCTTCGATGTCCGGAAAGGTCGCCGTGGTGGTGTGGGGGCAACGAGGACGGCGCCCACCATGTGACTGCGGAACTGTTCCAGGCGTTGAGCGAGATGGGCTTCACGATCCCGGCGGCCGCGGCCACGTACTGGGTCGGCGAGGCCATGCAGTCTGTCGACTATCTCGACGTCGGACCCAAGCCCGACACGACCGGCCGGACGACGAAACATTGGCGAGTGCCTTTCGTGACGTCCTGTTCGGCGTGCTCTTCCCAGTCGGCCGCGTCGGAATCGATGGGGTAATCCTCCGCGTCAACCACATGCACCACAACGACGTGTGCCTGCAGGAGTACGGCCAGGTCCGCCGCGGCGCGCAGGGCACGCTGGGCGGCAGGGTGGCGGTCGTAACCCACCACGAGCACCGGTTGGCGCTGCGCAGGAGGGCACGACTGAACTCGCTGCTCGATGCGTTGGTCCATGTGGTCCATGACGTTGACTCCGCTGCAGGTCTCCATCATCCCTCCTGGCCAACACCTGAGCCAGCCCGCCGAACGTCGGCCTCGAGCAGCGCGGTCGCGGTTCCTCGACGCTACCCATTTCGACAAGATTCGCCATGTCGACGACCGGTCGTTGATGCCCTCGAGCCGGCGACAGACACCGACGTAAAGGCTGTGGCCTCGATCGCGTCGAGGTCGCGTACGCGAAGCGGTGGCGTTCCCCACTTCTCGTTGAGGATCACGAGCAAGCGCGACAAACGATGCACGTAAGGATCAGTAGGGCCAGGTGCCGGTAACAGAACTTTTGCCAACCCAGCCTTGGCATAGCCGGCGACTGAGCGTCGGTAATAGCCTTCGGACATGGCCGATCCACCTTGGCTCGTCGTCATCGCCATTGGGCTTCTCGTTGCGGTCAGTTGGTGGGGTCCGGTCCGCGACGCGGAGGAGCCGTGGCCGGCGATGATCGGCTTTTACGGCGGGTTCATGGTTGTAGGTTTTGCAGCCGATACCGGGAACTGGTGGCTAACGGGGAGTGGGCTCGTTGCGTGGGCTGCGGCATCCGTGTGGCTGGTACGTCGGTGGTGGGTTCTTGGGAGAAGCGAATCCCCTTCCAACACGGACCCGTCGGACTACCGCCACCGCCGGTCGGGAGGTGGCCGCTGACTGGTGTTTCCGGCGGCGGCTGAGGACGGCCTATCCCGCCCGCAAGGCCGAGTGCCGGGGCGTCTTGATCTCCGACGGCGATCCGGCAGAAATCTTGTCGGATCAAAGCTTGTCGGATCACACAACGCGTCGAAGCGACAACAGAAAGGTGTTCGCTACGAACCTCGCCTGCCCAGGATGGCGCGATTCGGGCGACACGCCCAACCCCGTTCAGCACGACCATCGGTGTCGCGAGGGCTGATGTCGCAGACGTATCGCGGCGTGCGGCTGGGCGACTCTTAGGCCGGTCGCTCTGATTCCCCATCTTCGAAAGGCTTTCGCCTGTTGTGGCGCTGACCGGTTCTGTCCAGGATGCTCGTCGTTGTAGACGCTGTTTCTGCGCGCCTGGTATGCCTTGCTCACTTTGCCGGCACGTCTGGATCCTTGGGGGGTTCGGTTGTCCGCTTCGACGCATGTTCCGATGCGTTCTCGCCGTTCGGTCTGGATTGTTAAGGGTTCTCGACGTGCTCGGACTCTCCGGCGATGGTTGATCCTGTCGTTGTCGTTGGTGGTGGCGTGGGCGTTGGTGATCCCGCCCGAAGGCGCCGCGACGGCAGAGGCTGCCGGACCGACCGCTGCGACATCGGGCCTAGTCGGTTTGGAGTCAACTCCGCCGGGTGCGGGAGAGTTTGTGCCGTTGCCGCCGGCGCGGATCGTGGATACGCGGACCGGGTTGGGCGGGTCGTCAGAGATGCTGGGCGAGTTCGTCCCGCGGACGTACACGGTGACCGGTGTGGGTGGGGTGCCGTCGTCGGGGGTGTCGGCGGTGGTGCTGTCGGTGACGTCGGCGAACTCCTCGCTGGACTCGGGCTTGGTGGTGTGGCCGACGGGTGAGACGCGGCCGTCGGTGACGTCGTTGAGTATCACCGCGGGCCGGTGGTCGACGAACACGGTGATCACCAAGATCGGGCCGGGTGGCCAGGTCGATGTGATGAACCGGTGGGGCGAGACCCATGTGATGTTCGACGTGCAGGGCTTTTTCACCGACAACACCGTGACCACGGCCGGCGGCACGTTCGTGCCGCTGAACCATGACCGCATCTATGACACCCGCAACGGGACCGGCGGATCGACCACCCCGCTGCAGGGCGGCGTGGCCCGCGATGTGCAGGTCATCGGCGTGGGTGGGGTTCCGACGACGAATGTGTCGGCGGTGGCGGTGAACATCACCGTGACCAATCCCAGCGCTGATACCGGGTTGTTGGCGTGGCCGACCGGCACCACGAGGCCGACGGTGACCACGTTGTCGACGAACGCTGGGCGGACGATGTCGGCGTCGGCGCAGGTGAAGGTCGGCATCGGCGGCAAGATCTCCGTGTTCGCCTCCAACGGATCGTTGGATCTATTCGTCGATGTGCAGGGCTACTACCTGGACAACACCCAAATCGGCCGCGACATCTTCGTCCCGATCACGCCGCAGCGGATCAACTCCCAAGGCGCGATGGGCGTCGGCGGCATCCGCGGCGTGAAGGCCGCCGGTGGCACCAACACCGTCACCGGCGCCGTCGTCGTCCGGGCCAGCGGCGTGACCGCGGTGGTGGTGTCGGTGACCGCCACGGATCCGCAGGGCACCGGGTTCTTCACCGTGTGGCCGGCC is part of the Tenggerimyces flavus genome and encodes:
- a CDS encoding MarR family winged helix-turn-helix transcriptional regulator — translated: MHDSNVLGAWLLSGADRIREAVASVGVAERDLAALVLIDSHPGRGIDWLYRRLGLTQSGSVRLIDRLATLGLVERSGAGGRGGVRLELTAAGRRLLADGLRARDRAIAELTDAFELDETERLTALAHKALRVRERQRLDADIACRLCDWPGCGSRCPVDESVDESVDESVDESEVP
- a CDS encoding nucleoside hydrolase yields the protein MVEIAFDTDIGSDVDDLLALAMILGSPEWDLQAVTTVYGDTVLRARMVRGAYRLAGRSAPPIAAGAREARSGRPVWWAGHEGALMPGLTTEPVDESLDESLDAVALLRGSRVVVAVGPLTNVAEALEGSHDIEQLVVMGGDLRPGEPEHNVLCDVAAAQAVFVTGLPAVVTGIDQTERVVLTEAQLSLIEASGELGKLLVAEIRQFRSWLGRPDSPHDPVAVLAAIRPDLFTFARGWIRVSTDGRTVLERHGDGPHRMVVDLDTEAVADELVTKIRRIG
- a CDS encoding universal stress protein, whose translation is METCSGVNVMDHMDQRIEQRVQSCPPAQRQPVLVVGYDRHPAAQRALRAAADLAVLLQAHVVVVHVVDAEDYPIDSDAADWEEHAEQDVTKGTRQCFVVRPVVSGLGPTSR